The proteins below come from a single Eucalyptus grandis isolate ANBG69807.140 chromosome 3, ASM1654582v1, whole genome shotgun sequence genomic window:
- the LOC104436460 gene encoding EPIDERMAL PATTERNING FACTOR-like protein 2 isoform X2 produces the protein MSRMTKPVMIRYCLLLATVQMVGLMVSMTSSPSSLFVTAHKQDARQLLSRATLNIKQGASVKAVGESGDEKCRGMSRLGSRPPNCERKCRGCEPCEATQIPATTDRASVQYANYEPEGWKCKCGSSFYDP, from the exons ATGAGTAGAATGACGAAGCCAGTAATGATTCGGTACTGTTTGCTTCTAGCCACTGTGCAGATGGTGGGTCTTATGGTGTCCATGACAAGCTCGCCCTCCTCATTATTCGTCACTGCTCACAAGCAAG ATGCAAGACAACTTCTTTCGCGGGCCACGCTGAACATCAAGCAG GGAGCGAGCGTGAAGGCAGTGGGAGAGAGCGGGGACGAGAAGTGCCGGGGGATGAGCAGGCTCGGGTCGAGGCCGCCCAACTGCGAGCGCAAGTGCAGGGGCTGCGAGCCATGCGAGGCCACTCAGATCCCCGCGACCACCGACCGAGCGAGCGTCCAGTACGCCAATTACGAGCCCGAGGGCTGGAAGTGCAAGTGCGGCTCTTCCTTCTACGACCCATAA
- the LOC104436459 gene encoding glycylpeptide N-tetradecanoyltransferase 1 — MGDSKSLPDSPKDSPKENPDQNPNQVAPDNIEKSLDSIIREFNDSVSVGKKHKFWETQPVGQYKDLGNSSLSEGPIEPPTPLSEVKQEPYNLPTQYEWTTCDMGSEETCTEVYNLLKNNYVEDDENMFRFNYSKEFLSWALHPPGYYKSWHIGVRAKSSKKLVAFITGVPARIRVRNEVVKMAEVNFLCVHKKLRSKRLAPVLIKEVTRRVHLENIWQAAYTAGVVLPTPITTCQYWHRSLNPKKLIDVGFSRLGARMTMSRTIKLYKLPDSTASPGFRKMELCDVPAVTRLLRDYLAQFVVAPDFDEDDVEHWLLPTENVVDSYVVESPDSHDITDFCSFYTLPSSILGNQNYSTLKAAYSYYNVSTKTPLLQLMNDVLIVAKRNDYDVFNALDVMQNESFLKELKFGPGDGQLHYYLYNYRLRDALKSSELGLVLL, encoded by the coding sequence ATGGGCGATAGCAAGTCACTTCCTGATTCTCCCAAAGATTCTCCCAAAGAGAACCCAGATCAAAATCCCAACCAGGTTGCGCCCGACAATATTGAGAAGTCACTCGATAGTATCATCAGGGAGTTCAATGATTCAGTCTCTGTTGGCAAGAAGCACAAATTCTGGGAGACCCAACCGGTGGGGCAGTACAAGGACCTCGGGAACTCGAGCTTGTCCGAGGGCCCGATCGAGCCCCCAACCCCATTATCTGAGGTCAAGCAGGAGCCGTATAATCTTCCGACTCAGTATGAGTGGACTACCTGCGACATGGGCTCCGAGGAGACATGCACCGAGGTCTACAACCTTTTGAAGAACAACTATGTAGAAGACGATGAGAACATGTTTAGGTTTAACTATTCGAAGGAGTTCCTCAGCTGGGCTTTGCATCCTCCGGGGTATTATAAGAGCTGGCACATTGGTGTTCGTGCTAAATCTTCCAAGAAGCTCGTCGCCTTCATCACTGGTGTGCCTGCCAGAATTAGGGTGCGAAATGAAGTGGTTAAGATGGCTGAGGTGAACTTCTTGTGTGTTCATAAGAAGCTTAGATCAAAGAGACTAGCTCCTGTCCTAATTAAGGAGGTTACAAGAAGAGTCCACTTGGAGAATATTTGGCAGGCAGCTTATACAGCTGGTGTGGTTCTTCCAACCCCGATCACAACTTGCCAGTACTGGCATAGGTCCTTGAATCCAAAGAAACTCATTGATGTTGGATTTTCGAGGCTTGGTGCTAGGATGACTATGAGTCGAACTATAAAGCTTTATAAGTTGCCAGATTCAACAGCTTCCCCTGGTTTCAGAAAAATGGAGCTTTGCGATGTCCCTGCTGTTACCCGTTTGCTCAGGGACTACTTGGCCCAATTCGTGGTTGCCCCTGATTTTGATGAGGATGATGTGGAGCACTGGCTGCTTCCAACTGAAAATGTGGTTGACAGTTACGTGGTGGAAAGTCCTGACAGTCATGATATTACTGACTTCTGCAGCTTCTACACTCTTCCTTCATCTATACTTGGGAATCAGAATTACTCGACCTTGAAAGCTGCTTATTCTTACTATAATGTTTCAACCAAGACTCCTTTACTGCAGTTGATGAATGATGTGCTTATTGTCGCAAAACGGAACGATTATGACGTTTTTAATGCTTTGGATGTCATGCAAAACGAATCTTTTCTCAAAGAGCTTAAATTTGGTCCTGGTGATGGGCAACTCCACTATTATCTTTATAATTACCGGTTAAGAGATGCATTGAAGTCCTCAGAGCTTGGCCTTGTTCTCTTATAA
- the LOC104436460 gene encoding uncharacterized protein LOC104436460 isoform X1, with amino-acid sequence MSRSWSNRCKTTSFAGHAEHQAGSEREGSGRERGREVPGDEQARVEAAQLRAQVQGLRAMRGHSDPRDHRPSERPVRQLRARGLEVQVRLFLLRPINAVALHASPASSRQRSSLQQSARPLQVPTGLLREKEGKL; translated from the exons ATGTCCCGTTCTTGGTCAAACAGATGCAAGACAACTTCTTTCGCGGGCCACGCTGAACATCAAGCAG GGAGCGAGCGTGAAGGCAGTGGGAGAGAGCGGGGACGAGAAGTGCCGGGGGATGAGCAGGCTCGGGTCGAGGCCGCCCAACTGCGAGCGCAAGTGCAGGGGCTGCGAGCCATGCGAGGCCACTCAGATCCCCGCGACCACCGACCGAGCGAGCGTCCAGTACGCCAATTACGAGCCCGAGGGCTGGAAGTGCAAGTGCGGCTCTTCCTTCTACGACCCATAAATGCTGTCGCGCTGCATGCGTCGCCAGCGTCAAGTCGACAACGCTCTAGTCTCCAGCAGTCAGCACGGCCCCTTCAAGTTCCGACAGGACTCCTCcgggagaaagaaggaaagctATAG